The following DNA comes from Candidatus Methylacidiphilum fumarolicum.
GGCACTGCAGGGAATTAGTTTTGAAGTAAAAAAAGGAGAAATCGTCGGTTTCCTTGGTCCTAATGGGGCAGGAAAAACGACGACCATGCGTATTTTGTCTTGTTACCTCCCTCCAACTAGTGGAAAAGTAGAAGTAGCCGGCTTTGATGTTCTTCAGAAACCTTTGGAGGTTAAGAAAAGAGTAGGGTACATGCCAGAAAATGTTCCCCTATATACGGATTTAAGAGTAAATGAGTATCTAAGGTATAGAGCTAAACTCAAGGGGATTAGGGGCTCGATGCTCAATGAAAGGGTACAATCTGTTTTAAAACTTTGCCATATTGAAGATGTCGCTTCAAGCATGATTGGAAATTTATCCAAAGGGTATCGACAAAGGGTGGGCCTTGCGGATGCATTGGTGCATGATCCGGAATTGTTGATTTTAGATGAGCCAACTATTGGCTTGGATCCCAATCAGATTAGATCGGTCAGGGAATTAATTCGGAGTTTGGGCCAACACCATACCATCATTTTGTCCTCTCATATCTTGAGCGAAGTCGAGGCCGTCTGTAGTAGAGTTTTAATTATAAATAAGGGCAAAATAGAAGCTGCGGATACTCCTGAGAATCTCTCAAAACTTGTTAGAGGTGGAAATATAGGAGCGATTCGACTTGAAATCCTTTGTAAGCCCTCTGTGGCGAAGGAAGCTTTCGAACGGTTGGAGGAAGTTGAGGAAGCAGAAATTGTTGAAGAATATCCAGGAGGATGGGTGATCCTACAGGTATGGCCTAAACCTGGAAATGATATCAGAGATGGAGTTTATAATGTAATTCAGAAAAATGGTTGGAAAATAAGAGAAATGTCAAGAATAAAAGCAACCTTAGAGGATATTTTTGTCGAATTAACACAAGATTGAAGCAGCTAATTTTCTGTAGAAGAGGTTTTGGTAATAGGTGGTTGTTCTAAAAACGGTGAATAGAAAAAAAAACCTTTTTTTTGAAAATATTTTTTTGGATGAGGATGTATTATGGCTCTTTTGACTTTATTTCAAAGAGAAATGAAAAGCTACTTTGTCTCTCCAGTAGCTTATATCCTTCTATTTTCTTGTTCTTTGATCAATGGAGCTAGTTTTGTTTTTTGGCTCAACTACCTTTCGATCAATAATATCAAAGAATTTACTCTTTTGCAGGCTTGCATGAATGCATTTTTTTTCTGGTTTTTGCTCCTTGTTCAAGTACCCGTTTTAACGATGCGGTCTTTTGCTGAAGAATACAAATTGGGTACCATTGAGATGATTCTGACAGCCCCTGTGAGGGAATGGGAATTAGTGCTATCCAAGTTTTTAGGCTCTGTTTGTTTCTTTTCTGTTCTTTGGATGCCAATGGCATTGTATTTAGCGGTGTTGCGGATAGTTTATGGACATTCCCTTGGGATGAGTGCAGGGATGATTGTTCTCCCTTTCCTAATGCTTCTTCTCATTGGAATGTTCTTTATATCGATCGGCCTTTTTGTTTCGTCCCTTACGAAAAATCAGATTATTGCTGCCATTCTTTCTTTTGCTCTTATTTTCCTCATTTTCTCATTAAGTTTTTTGATTTATTTGGGAATTGGTGGTCAGACTCGGGAAATGATTTCTTATCTTTCATTTTTGGATCAAATGGATACTTTTTCACGGGGTATTTTCGATTCTAGACCTGTTGTTTTATTGGGTTCAGCCACTTTCTTTTTCCTCTTTCTTACTGAAAAAATTTTGGAATGGAGAAGGCTCAGAGAATGACAAGGAAAAAAATTACAAAAAGAAGCTTGGGAAGGCAGCTATGAAAGGAGTCACGGTGTCTCATCCTTTGAGATTTCAGCTTAGAATCAATAACATACTGACCATTTTATTGATGTTTGCCATAGTTTGGATAGTCAATTATTTGGGATATAAATATTATTATCGTAAGGATTTCTCCAAAGGGGGCATGTATACTCTTTCTTCCAAAACGATTAATGTTTTAAAGTCTTTACCGGAGCCAGTTAAAATTATCGTTTGTCTCACAAATTCAAAGCTTCAATCCGATATAGACAACCTCCTGAAGGAATATAAATATTATGGAGGCAACAAAATCATTATAGAGCATATCGATCCTGCATTAAATCTTGAAAGAGCTGAAGCACTAGCTAAAAGACTTAAATTTGATTTACAAGAAAATGTTATTATTTTTGAATACAAAAATTTTCATAAGTTTGTAAATGATAATCAACTAGTTGAGTATGATAATTCGGTAGCAATGTTTGGCCAATCCCCTTCCATTAAGGCATTTAAAGGGGAACAACAATTTACAGCAGCTATTTTATCTGTAGTAGAAGGGAAGCCGTCCAAAGTGTACTTTTTGACGGGGCATGGTGAAAGAAACATAGATAATTACAATCAACCGGGAGGCTATGGGATTATTGCAACTCAAATTCGTAAGGAAAATATGGAACCACTGAACCTGAATTTGCTGGAAAGTGGGGCTGTTCCAGAAGATGCTGCAGTTGTGGTCATTGCTGGACCCAAAAATCCTCTCTCTCCTTCTGAACTTCAAGCCATAACCCATTACTTGGATTCCAAAGGTAAATTAATAGTTCTTGAAGGCTCAAACTCCAATTCAGGCTTAGAGCCATTGCTTTCAAAATACGGAATAATCTTTCAAAATGATAAAGTGGTTGCAATTGGAAGACTAGTTGGAGGCCTTGGAGGAGAGATGCTTATCGATAAAGCCGCAGGGACTCATTTTGCCGATCATCCTGCGGTAAAACCAATGATTGGTTATACCCTTCAGCTGCCTGATTGCCGCTCCATAGCCTTGTCGACGGATTCTTCTAATCCTAATGTCAAGAAGGTTACAGCCTTAGTAAAAACTCCAGAGGGATTTTGGGGTGAGGTTAATTGGAAAGAAGAAGAAAGGCCTAAATATGATCCAGGAGTTGATATTCCTGGTCCTCTAATTTTAGCTGCTGTTTATGATGGGGGTGAGGTTCCTGGCAAGGAAGGGATTCATGTTTTCGGAACAAGGATTGCAGCCGTTGGGTCTTCCTCCTTTCTTGCCAATCAGAATATAAAACCTGATGGGGTTGATTTTTTCATTAACTTGCTAAATTGGATGCTTCAGAAAGAAATGGCCCTAGGGATTGCTCCAAAATCTGTTCAGGAATTTGGATTAAGCATTCCAGCTTCCCAAAGACAGACCGTTGCTATGATCTGCTTGATTACCATTCCTTTTGCGTTTTTGGTGCTTGGGGTAGGGATGTATTTTTCTAGAAGAAGATGACCAAAGACAACGAGAAAGAAGATGAAAAATTTTCGTTCAACCCTCATCCTATCTATCATTGTTGCTTTGTTGACTGGATACATTTATTTTTTTGACAAGGGTAAGAAGTCTACGGAAGAAAGGCAAAGAACGGAAAATGAACTTTTTCATATTGAAGCGGGTGAAATAAATTGGTTACAAATTAAATCACCTGGTGAATCCGTTACCTTGGAGAAAAAAGAAAATCAATGGAAGATAATCTCTCCAATTCATGCTGATGCTGATGAAAGGACAATCGATCGGTATCTGATCGATCTTCAATATTTAGAAGTCCGAAGGAAAATTCCCCAGAATGAGATTCCCAGTGGCGATATTTTAAAACAATGGGGATTTTCTAATCCATCTCTAGAAATCTATTTTAAAACTTCAAAAGAAACACACAGTTTGATTGTTGGTCGGAAAACAGCTGTAAGCGAGTTGGTTTATGCAAAAACCTCTACAGGATCCAATGGCCCAATTTATTTGATTAGTTCTAGTATGGCGGAGTCTTTAAAGAAAGGCTTAGATGATTTGCGCAGTCGGGTTGTTTTTCATTTCAATCAGTTTTCGATTGACAAATGCGGGATTAGACAACTCAATGGCCCTTCCTTTTCTGATTATATAGTCTTAAAGAAAGGAAAGCAGTGGGAACTTCAAAAACCTGTTATGGCAAGGGCTGATGGGAGCAAATTAGAGGATTGGTTTAATGAATTGCATTCGCTTCATATTGACAAGTTTATTGCTGATGATGGGTCCAACCTTAATCAATACGGATTAGATAGCCCAAGATATCAAATTTGGATCAATCAGTCAGATAAGAAGGAGGAAGAGAAGCTTTTGGTTGGTAATTCCTTGCCGTCAGATACAAAGGAGCTATATGCGAAAATGGCTTCGAGTAATTCGGTCTTTACGATCCAAGCAGATGCAGTCAATAAGATCGTACAGAATTTTTCAGATATTCGTGACAAGCATGTGTTTCCTACTTTTTCAGAAGAGCAGGTTGAAAAGATATGGTTTCGGAACAAAGACCTCAAATTGGTTTATGTGAAAAAAGGCAGTGATTGGCAAAGTGAAGAAACAGAGAAAGGACTTGCCAATAAAAATAAGGTTAATGAGTTTATAGAGGCGTTACGTAATCTGGAAGCCAAAGATATTAAACAAGAACAGATGGAGGTAAAAGGTTATGGTTTGGAAAATCCCCAAGAGGATATAGAAATTGAATTTAATCCTGGACTAACCACCGACAAATCTCAGCGGGTAGAGCTGTATTTAGGGAAAGATGAAAATGGACTAATCTATGCCAAAAACTCTATTGAACCTTTTGTTTATGCTATTAAGGATTCATTTATCAAAACGCTCCCTAAAGATCCATGGGATTGGAAGGATCTCTCGATTATCCAATTGGATCCTCAAGAAATATCTCAATGGGATGTCATCTCTGGGAATCAATCTTTTACTGTACAGAGAAAAGAGGGGAAGTTTATAGCCACAGGCATATCCGGACTGGATGAAGAGAAAGCCAAAGATTGCCTTGAGTTGTTAGCGCATCTCAAAGCGGTGAGGTGGATTGGGCCTCCTTCTCAGGGAATGGAACTTTCCAAGCCCCAAGCGAAAATTACAATCCATGCCAAAAAGAATTACGTAGTACTCATTGGAGTTGCTTCGCCAACAGGTGGCAGGTATGCTCTCTTGGAAGGCACTCCGATAGCCTTCGAACTAGAGGATTCAGTTTATAAGAGGCTGGTAGAACCACTACATACAAAAACTACTGTGCAGCAAGCTATGCCTCAAGCAGCAAAATAGGCTTTGGCTATGTTGTTCATGACTAAACACAAAAACTAAGGGTGAGGAATACAAATGGTCGATTCTCAGGAAGGATGCGTTGATTCTTCTTCAGCTTTTTGGATTTCTTGATATTTCTTTATGCTTTTAAAGACTAAAATATAGGAAATGGCTGCCAGAGGCAATCCTATGATCAAGGAGCCTATGAACATTGGCCATCCTAAATTATAAATCTCCTGCCAACTTATTAATTGTTTGAGCTCTAGGTGTTGGAGTTTGGACAGTGTCTTATTAAATTGATGGCTATTTTGACCAAGCACAATCAACCCAATTTTATATTCAAGCCACATTAGTCCGGGAACGAAGGGCAAAGCAATATCATGAGCAGCAACACCTACAGCTGCTGCAACCTTACTTGCACGAACAAGCCAAGCTGATACAATAGCTAAAATCGTCTTGAATCCCCAAAAAGGAGTAAATCCATAAAAGACGCCAATAGCAAAACCAAAGGCTATAGAGTGAGCAGATACAGGCAATTTTCGAAGGATGGTATGACTTTTTTTGAAATGATGAGAGACATAGGAAAAAAGATTCTTTTTTTTAGGTTGTGATTTGACAACTCCTTCAGACGATTTCCCCATGTATATAGCAATAAGCCTAGCTTAAAGAATAGCAAGATAGATCTTTGGAAGAAAAAAAAAACTTAAATAAAACTTTTGCTATTCTTTTTTACAAGCGCCATTCAGGAAGATTTCAATAAAGTTGTCAATAACTTCTGTTTCTGAAATCTGTGGAGTCTCTAGTTCGAAAAGAGTATTTGCCACTAGATAATGAGAGATAATACCAA
Coding sequences within:
- a CDS encoding ABC transporter ATP-binding protein, which gives rise to MIKVENLIKTYSGYTALQGISFEVKKGEIVGFLGPNGAGKTTTMRILSCYLPPTSGKVEVAGFDVLQKPLEVKKRVGYMPENVPLYTDLRVNEYLRYRAKLKGIRGSMLNERVQSVLKLCHIEDVASSMIGNLSKGYRQRVGLADALVHDPELLILDEPTIGLDPNQIRSVRELIRSLGQHHTIILSSHILSEVEAVCSRVLIINKGKIEAADTPENLSKLVRGGNIGAIRLEILCKPSVAKEAFERLEEVEEAEIVEEYPGGWVILQVWPKPGNDIRDGVYNVIQKNGWKIREMSRIKATLEDIFVELTQD
- a CDS encoding ABC transporter permease, yielding MALLTLFQREMKSYFVSPVAYILLFSCSLINGASFVFWLNYLSINNIKEFTLLQACMNAFFFWFLLLVQVPVLTMRSFAEEYKLGTIEMILTAPVREWELVLSKFLGSVCFFSVLWMPMALYLAVLRIVYGHSLGMSAGMIVLPFLMLLLIGMFFISIGLFVSSLTKNQIIAAILSFALIFLIFSLSFLIYLGIGGQTREMISYLSFLDQMDTFSRGIFDSRPVVLLGSATFFFLFLTEKILEWRRLRE
- a CDS encoding GldG family protein, which encodes MKGVTVSHPLRFQLRINNILTILLMFAIVWIVNYLGYKYYYRKDFSKGGMYTLSSKTINVLKSLPEPVKIIVCLTNSKLQSDIDNLLKEYKYYGGNKIIIEHIDPALNLERAEALAKRLKFDLQENVIIFEYKNFHKFVNDNQLVEYDNSVAMFGQSPSIKAFKGEQQFTAAILSVVEGKPSKVYFLTGHGERNIDNYNQPGGYGIIATQIRKENMEPLNLNLLESGAVPEDAAVVVIAGPKNPLSPSELQAITHYLDSKGKLIVLEGSNSNSGLEPLLSKYGIIFQNDKVVAIGRLVGGLGGEMLIDKAAGTHFADHPAVKPMIGYTLQLPDCRSIALSTDSSNPNVKKVTALVKTPEGFWGEVNWKEEERPKYDPGVDIPGPLILAAVYDGGEVPGKEGIHVFGTRIAAVGSSSFLANQNIKPDGVDFFINLLNWMLQKEMALGIAPKSVQEFGLSIPASQRQTVAMICLITIPFAFLVLGVGMYFSRRR
- a CDS encoding DUF4340 domain-containing protein — translated: MKNFRSTLILSIIVALLTGYIYFFDKGKKSTEERQRTENELFHIEAGEINWLQIKSPGESVTLEKKENQWKIISPIHADADERTIDRYLIDLQYLEVRRKIPQNEIPSGDILKQWGFSNPSLEIYFKTSKETHSLIVGRKTAVSELVYAKTSTGSNGPIYLISSSMAESLKKGLDDLRSRVVFHFNQFSIDKCGIRQLNGPSFSDYIVLKKGKQWELQKPVMARADGSKLEDWFNELHSLHIDKFIADDGSNLNQYGLDSPRYQIWINQSDKKEEEKLLVGNSLPSDTKELYAKMASSNSVFTIQADAVNKIVQNFSDIRDKHVFPTFSEEQVEKIWFRNKDLKLVYVKKGSDWQSEETEKGLANKNKVNEFIEALRNLEAKDIKQEQMEVKGYGLENPQEDIEIEFNPGLTTDKSQRVELYLGKDENGLIYAKNSIEPFVYAIKDSFIKTLPKDPWDWKDLSIIQLDPQEISQWDVISGNQSFTVQRKEGKFIATGISGLDEEKAKDCLELLAHLKAVRWIGPPSQGMELSKPQAKITIHAKKNYVVLIGVASPTGGRYALLEGTPIAFELEDSVYKRLVEPLHTKTTVQQAMPQAAK
- a CDS encoding DUF2062 domain-containing protein; this translates as MGKSSEGVVKSQPKKKNLFSYVSHHFKKSHTILRKLPVSAHSIAFGFAIGVFYGFTPFWGFKTILAIVSAWLVRASKVAAAVGVAAHDIALPFVPGLMWLEYKIGLIVLGQNSHQFNKTLSKLQHLELKQLISWQEIYNLGWPMFIGSLIIGLPLAAISYILVFKSIKKYQEIQKAEEESTHPS